One Nostoc punctiforme PCC 73102 DNA window includes the following coding sequences:
- a CDS encoding ferredoxin:protochlorophyllide reductase (ATP-dependent) subunit N, which produces MTVAQQPEALSFECETGNYHTFCPISCVAWLYQKIEDSFFLVIGTKTCGYFLQNAMGVMIFAEPRYAMAELEEGDISAQLSDYEELKRLCLQIKRDRNPSVIVWIGTCTTEIIKTDLEGLAPKLESEIGIPIVVARANGLDYAFTQGEDTVLAAMANRCPDKAPVAETEKSERNAIAKLLNFGKKKEDVAQDESEYVDHPPLVLFGSLPDPVVTQLTLELKKQGIKVSGWLPAKRFTELPVLEEGYYVAGVNPFLSRTATTLMRRRKCKLIGAPFPIGPDGTRAWIEKICSVFGITPKGLDEREAQIWAGLEDYVKLIRGKSVFFMGDNLLEISQARFLIRCGMTVHEIGIPYMDKRYQAAELALLEKTCQEMNSPLPRIVEKPDNYNQLQRIYELKPDLVITGMAHANPLEARGINTKWSVEFTFAQIHGFTNARDILELVTRPLRRNNNLKDLGWDKLVREEAKI; this is translated from the coding sequence ATGACTGTCGCTCAACAACCAGAAGCTTTAAGCTTTGAATGTGAAACCGGGAATTACCATACCTTTTGCCCAATTAGCTGCGTGGCGTGGTTATACCAAAAAATTGAAGATAGCTTCTTTTTGGTGATTGGGACAAAAACTTGTGGCTACTTCTTGCAAAACGCGATGGGGGTGATGATTTTTGCTGAACCCCGCTATGCAATGGCAGAGTTGGAAGAAGGCGATATTTCCGCACAACTGAGTGATTATGAAGAGTTAAAGCGGTTGTGCTTGCAGATTAAACGTGATCGCAATCCTAGTGTAATTGTCTGGATTGGCACTTGCACCACGGAAATTATCAAAACAGATTTGGAAGGCTTGGCACCGAAGCTGGAATCTGAAATTGGGATTCCCATCGTTGTTGCGCGTGCAAATGGTCTAGATTACGCCTTCACCCAAGGGGAAGACACGGTATTAGCAGCAATGGCTAACCGTTGCCCTGATAAGGCTCCGGTGGCGGAAACAGAGAAGAGCGAACGCAATGCGATCGCTAAATTGCTAAACTTCGGTAAGAAGAAGGAAGATGTCGCCCAAGATGAATCTGAGTATGTAGATCATCCGCCTTTAGTTCTCTTTGGCTCCCTTCCCGACCCTGTGGTGACTCAGTTAACCTTGGAACTGAAGAAACAAGGCATCAAAGTTTCCGGCTGGCTACCCGCGAAGCGGTTCACCGAACTGCCAGTACTGGAAGAAGGGTATTATGTCGCTGGTGTCAACCCCTTCCTCAGCCGCACAGCTACCACTTTAATGCGTCGCCGTAAGTGTAAACTCATTGGCGCACCCTTCCCCATTGGCCCCGATGGAACCCGCGCTTGGATTGAGAAAATCTGCTCGGTGTTCGGTATTACTCCCAAGGGTTTGGATGAACGGGAAGCACAAATTTGGGCAGGCTTGGAAGATTACGTGAAACTGATTCGCGGTAAGTCTGTATTCTTCATGGGTGATAACTTGTTGGAAATTTCCCAAGCAAGATTCTTAATCCGTTGTGGGATGACAGTTCACGAAATCGGCATTCCCTACATGGATAAGCGCTATCAAGCTGCTGAGTTGGCGCTGTTGGAGAAAACTTGCCAAGAAATGAATTCACCCCTGCCAAGGATTGTGGAGAAACCGGATAACTACAATCAACTTCAGCGAATTTATGAGTTGAAACCAGATTTGGTAATTACTGGTATGGCTCACGCTAATCCGTTGGAAGCACGCGGTATTAATACTAAGTGGTCGGTAGAGTTCACTTTTGCTCAAATTCACGGCTTTACGAATGCGCGTGACATATTAGAGTTAGTGACTCGTCCGCTACGTCGGAATAATAATTTGAAAGATTTGGGTTGGGATAAGTTGGTGAGAGAAGAAGCAAAGATTTAG
- a CDS encoding DUF445 domain-containing protein, producing the protein MDWSHLWLYVSPPVLGGIIGYFTNDIAIKMLFRPYQAIYIAGRRVPFTPGLIPRNQERLALNISKTIMGSLLTPQELQNLARRLLQTERVQAAILWLLRLAIEQINTEKNEKSAKIVAGILRDLLGESLPRLLKVLARREDFLEAQINQIFDQILLEFQLSEEQATRLADWLLEVVLPPDMLRQAIVDFLTDRTIQIIDEGFREKTSGTYWVVANLFGLRNTLTRLRTFCLDEKEATNNRLQELTQDLQIRERIRKFLQNLSLQNLPMGTVRQLRKTTRESVRHYLQNSGSDFLQGLTDSVDWENIAVVLLNRLSTSSVVSTSLEVMSQELALILDKYLEKDLEIIVAQAIPILSIDQVIVDRVKSTSPADLEAAIEGIVKNELQAIVTLGGVLGFVIGLLQTVFLVLSQY; encoded by the coding sequence GTGGACTGGTCTCATCTTTGGCTTTATGTGTCTCCCCCGGTACTGGGTGGAATTATTGGCTATTTTACAAATGATATAGCCATCAAAATGTTGTTCCGTCCTTACCAAGCAATTTACATTGCTGGACGAAGAGTACCCTTCACGCCTGGCTTGATTCCCCGCAACCAGGAACGTCTAGCTTTGAACATTTCCAAGACCATTATGGGGTCACTGTTGACACCACAAGAATTGCAAAATTTGGCCCGACGTTTGTTGCAAACAGAACGCGTACAAGCAGCAATTCTCTGGTTGTTGCGGTTGGCGATTGAACAAATCAACACAGAAAAAAACGAGAAAAGTGCCAAAATTGTGGCGGGAATTTTGCGGGATTTGCTAGGGGAATCCTTACCTCGGTTACTCAAAGTTTTAGCGCGACGTGAAGACTTTTTAGAAGCACAGATCAATCAAATTTTTGACCAGATACTGCTGGAATTTCAACTGAGTGAAGAACAAGCGACAAGGCTTGCTGATTGGTTGTTAGAAGTAGTTTTACCACCGGATATGCTGCGCCAAGCGATAGTTGATTTTTTGACCGATCGCACCATTCAAATTATTGATGAAGGGTTCCGTGAAAAAACCAGTGGTACTTATTGGGTAGTAGCAAATTTGTTTGGCTTACGTAATACTCTTACACGGCTACGAACTTTTTGCTTAGATGAGAAAGAAGCTACCAATAATCGCTTGCAGGAATTGACTCAAGATTTGCAAATACGCGAGCGCATTAGGAAATTCCTGCAAAATTTATCATTACAAAATTTGCCAATGGGTACGGTGCGACAACTACGAAAGACTACCCGCGAAAGTGTCCGCCATTATTTGCAAAATAGTGGCAGCGATTTTTTACAAGGATTAACTGATTCTGTTGATTGGGAAAATATTGCTGTAGTGCTACTGAATCGTCTTAGTACTTCATCGGTTGTCAGTACTTCTTTAGAAGTGATGAGTCAAGAGTTGGCTCTAATTTTAGACAAGTATTTGGAAAAAGATTTAGAAATAATTGTGGCACAGGCGATTCCGATTTTATCCATAGATCAAGTGATAGTTGACCGGGTGAAATCAACTTCACCTGCTGATTTAGAAGCTGCTATCGAGGGAATTGTCAAAAATGAATTGCAAGCCATTGTGACTTTAGGTGGTGTTTTAGGTTTTGTTATCGGCTTATTGCAGACAGTATTTTTAGTATTAAGTCAATATTAA
- the lpxD gene encoding UDP-3-O-(3-hydroxymyristoyl)glucosamine N-acyltransferase translates to MKFSEIISQFGETGTNHSLTSNPDHDPEIIGVAAIDEATNGTLSYVEGPKFGSFVSKTNATALILPQDEKLQELAQENGIVWISTSDPRLLFAKAIALFYQPYRPVPEIHPTAVIHSSAKVGSDVYVGPHVVIQQGVEIGDGAIIHPNVVIYPDTKIGDRTTLHANCTIHERTRIGADCVIHSGAVIGAEGFGFVPSRTGWLKMEQSGYTVLEDGVVVGCNTAIDRPAVGETRVGRNTVIDNLVQIGHGCQIGSGCAIAGQAGMAGGVKLGNRVILAGQTGIANQVKIGDGAIASAQTGIHSDVAPGEIVSGTPAIPYKLYLKVCAVYSRLPDMYQSLKQLQRKFKNSND, encoded by the coding sequence ATGAAATTTAGCGAAATTATCAGCCAATTTGGTGAAACAGGCACCAATCATAGCCTGACTAGCAACCCAGACCATGACCCAGAAATTATAGGGGTAGCAGCCATTGATGAAGCCACTAACGGTACTCTCAGCTACGTAGAAGGGCCAAAATTTGGGTCTTTTGTCAGTAAGACCAATGCTACAGCTTTAATTTTGCCCCAAGACGAAAAATTACAGGAGCTTGCACAAGAGAACGGTATTGTTTGGATCTCGACCTCAGATCCGCGATTGTTATTTGCCAAAGCGATCGCACTTTTTTACCAACCATATCGCCCCGTTCCAGAAATTCATCCCACTGCTGTAATTCACTCCAGCGCAAAAGTTGGTAGTGATGTTTACGTTGGTCCCCATGTTGTGATTCAGCAAGGCGTGGAAATTGGCGATGGTGCAATTATTCATCCCAATGTGGTGATTTATCCAGATACCAAAATCGGCGATCGCACCACCTTACACGCCAACTGTACTATTCACGAACGCACCCGCATCGGTGCAGATTGTGTGATTCACAGCGGTGCAGTCATTGGTGCAGAAGGCTTTGGTTTTGTTCCTAGCCGTACTGGTTGGTTAAAAATGGAACAATCTGGCTATACAGTCTTAGAAGATGGAGTGGTAGTTGGCTGTAACACCGCTATTGACCGCCCAGCAGTCGGAGAAACACGGGTAGGCCGCAATACAGTAATTGATAACTTAGTACAAATAGGTCATGGCTGCCAAATTGGTTCTGGCTGTGCTATTGCAGGCCAGGCTGGTATGGCGGGGGGCGTTAAATTGGGGAATCGCGTTATTTTAGCTGGACAAACAGGAATCGCTAATCAAGTAAAAATAGGAGATGGTGCGATCGCATCTGCTCAAACTGGAATTCACAGTGATGTTGCACCAGGAGAAATTGTCTCAGGAACTCCAGCCATTCCTTACAAACTATATCTCAAGGTATGTGCTGTTTATAGTCGTCTACCAGATATGTATCAATCGCTAAAACAATTGCAACGTAAATTCAAAAATAGCAATGATTGA
- the clpB gene encoding ATP-dependent chaperone ClpB, with product MQPTNPNQFTEKAWEAIAHTPDIVKQYQQQQIESEHLMKALLEQDGLATGILTKAGVNLQKLRDRTEQFFQRQPKVSGTSSSVYLGRSLDTLLDRADVYRKEFQDEYISIEHLLLAYAKDDRFGKALFQEFGLDEGKLKDIIKQVRGSQKVTDQNPEGKYEALEKYGRDLTEAARKGQLDPVIGRDDEIRRTVQILSRRTKNNPVLIGEPGVGKTAIAEGLAQRIIAGDVPQSLKDRKLISLDMGALIAGAKFRGEFEERLKAVLKEVTESGGNIVLFIDEIHTVVGAGATQGAMDAGNLLKPMLARGELRCIGATTLDEYRKHIEKDAALERRFQQVYVDQPSVEDSISILRGLRERYENHHGVKISDSALVAAAVLSSRYISDRFLPDKAIDLVDEAAARLKMEITSKPEELDEIDRKILQLEMEKLSLQKESDAASRERLERLEKEIADLKEEQRTLNTQWQSEKDIIDKIQSVKKEIERVNLEIQQAERDYDLNRAAELKYGNLTSLHRQLEAVEAELASAQRSGKSLLREEVTEADIAEIISKWTGIPISKLVESEKEKLLHLEDELHHRVIGQEEAVTAVADAIQRSRAGLADPNRPIASFIFLGPTGVGKTELAKALAGYMFDSEDALVRIDMSEYMEKHAVSRLIGAPPGYVGYEEGGQLTEAIRRRPYSVILFDEIEKAHPDVFNIFLQILDDGRVTDAQGHKVDFKNAIIIMTSNIGSQYILDVAGDNAHYDEMRRRVMEAMRNSFRPEFLNRIDEIIIFHGLDKKELRQIVLLQVQRLRQRLADRKISLKLSDAALDFLAEVGYDPVYGARPLKRAIQRELETQIAKAILRGEFTDGNTIFVDVQNERLSFSRLPAEVFTS from the coding sequence ATGCAACCTACTAATCCTAACCAATTTACAGAAAAAGCCTGGGAAGCGATCGCCCATACCCCCGATATTGTTAAACAATATCAACAACAGCAAATTGAAAGCGAACACCTGATGAAGGCGTTGCTAGAACAAGATGGTCTAGCAACTGGGATTCTCACCAAAGCGGGTGTTAACCTCCAAAAACTGCGCGATCGCACTGAACAATTTTTTCAACGTCAGCCAAAAGTATCTGGTACTAGCAGTTCTGTTTACTTGGGACGCAGCTTAGATACACTTCTAGACCGGGCAGACGTGTATCGCAAAGAGTTTCAAGATGAATATATTTCAATTGAACACTTATTGCTGGCTTACGCTAAAGATGACCGCTTTGGCAAAGCTTTATTCCAAGAATTCGGTTTAGACGAAGGCAAACTAAAAGATATTATTAAACAAGTTCGGGGGAGCCAAAAAGTGACCGACCAAAATCCAGAAGGCAAATACGAAGCACTGGAAAAATACGGGCGTGACCTCACAGAAGCCGCGCGTAAAGGTCAACTCGATCCAGTGATTGGGCGGGATGATGAGATTCGCCGCACTGTCCAAATTCTGTCTCGCCGCACCAAGAATAATCCTGTGCTAATTGGTGAACCGGGTGTTGGTAAAACTGCTATCGCTGAAGGATTAGCACAGCGTATTATTGCAGGTGATGTACCCCAGTCCCTCAAAGACCGCAAGCTAATTTCTTTAGATATGGGTGCTTTGATTGCGGGGGCAAAATTCCGGGGTGAATTTGAAGAACGCCTGAAAGCAGTATTAAAAGAAGTTACTGAATCTGGCGGCAATATTGTTTTATTTATTGATGAAATTCACACCGTTGTTGGCGCTGGTGCAACCCAAGGCGCGATGGATGCGGGTAACTTGTTAAAACCGATGTTGGCGCGGGGTGAATTGCGCTGTATTGGGGCGACAACTCTAGATGAATACCGCAAACATATCGAAAAGGATGCCGCACTAGAAAGACGCTTCCAGCAGGTTTATGTCGATCAACCTAGTGTAGAAGATAGTATTTCGATTTTGCGCGGGTTGAGAGAACGTTATGAAAACCACCACGGGGTAAAAATTTCTGATAGTGCTTTGGTCGCCGCCGCCGTATTGTCGAGTCGATATATTAGCGATCGCTTCTTACCTGATAAAGCCATTGACTTGGTAGACGAAGCCGCCGCCAGATTAAAAATGGAGATCACCTCCAAACCAGAAGAACTCGACGAAATTGATCGCAAGATTCTGCAATTGGAAATGGAGAAGCTATCGCTGCAAAAAGAAAGCGATGCCGCTTCTCGTGAACGTCTAGAAAGACTAGAAAAAGAAATTGCCGATCTCAAAGAAGAACAAAGAACCCTAAATACTCAATGGCAATCTGAAAAAGATATCATTGACAAAATTCAATCCGTTAAAAAAGAGATTGAACGGGTCAATTTAGAGATTCAGCAAGCAGAACGCGATTACGACCTTAACCGAGCTGCGGAGTTGAAATACGGTAATTTAACTAGTTTGCATCGTCAGTTGGAAGCAGTAGAAGCTGAATTGGCAAGTGCCCAAAGAAGTGGAAAATCACTATTACGGGAAGAAGTCACAGAAGCTGATATTGCTGAAATTATTTCTAAATGGACAGGAATTCCCATCAGCAAGCTGGTGGAATCTGAGAAAGAGAAACTACTGCATTTAGAAGATGAACTACACCACCGTGTGATTGGACAAGAAGAAGCAGTCACAGCCGTAGCGGATGCAATTCAGCGATCGCGCGCTGGACTGGCCGATCCCAATCGTCCCATCGCTAGCTTTATTTTCCTTGGGCCTACGGGTGTGGGTAAAACCGAGTTGGCGAAAGCGCTGGCGGGCTATATGTTCGATAGCGAAGATGCGCTGGTGCGAATCGATATGTCGGAATATATGGAGAAACACGCCGTCTCCCGTTTAATCGGTGCGCCTCCAGGATATGTGGGTTACGAAGAAGGCGGACAACTAACAGAAGCGATTCGCCGCCGTCCTTACTCAGTGATTCTCTTTGACGAAATCGAGAAAGCACACCCTGATGTTTTTAATATCTTCTTGCAAATTCTCGATGATGGTCGCGTCACTGATGCTCAAGGTCATAAGGTGGACTTCAAGAATGCTATTATTATCATGACTAGCAACATCGGTTCGCAATACATTCTTGATGTCGCTGGGGATAATGCTCACTACGACGAAATGCGCCGTCGAGTCATGGAAGCGATGCGGAATAGCTTCCGTCCAGAATTCCTCAACCGGATTGACGAAATCATCATCTTCCACGGTTTAGATAAGAAGGAATTGCGGCAGATTGTGCTGTTGCAAGTACAAAGATTACGCCAAAGATTGGCCGATCGCAAAATATCCCTCAAGCTCTCAGATGCTGCACTTGACTTTTTAGCAGAAGTAGGATATGACCCAGTTTATGGGGCGCGTCCACTGAAACGGGCGATTCAGCGAGAGCTAGAAACTCAAATTGCCAAAGCCATCTTGCGCGGTGAATTCACCGATGGCAACACCATCTTTGTAGATGTGCAAAATGAGCGTCTTTCTTTTAGTCGCTTACCTGCTGAGGTGTTTACCAGCTAA
- the rd gene encoding rubredoxin: MAKYICTVCGYEYDPEFGDPDSDIAPGTAFEDIPDDWVCPTCGATKDQFELVE; encoded by the coding sequence ATGGCAAAGTATATATGTACCGTTTGCGGCTATGAATATGACCCAGAATTCGGCGATCCAGATAGCGATATAGCGCCGGGAACAGCTTTTGAAGATATACCAGATGATTGGGTATGTCCGACTTGTGGTGCCACAAAAGATCAATTTGAACTAGTTGAATAG
- a CDS encoding DUF5331 domain-containing protein: MAFFHSFTDSIKQKWLQFFQNNRDWITLHMEVESVYTPDGGKRPPSYLILGVLNALEPKLAQLMLPFAKLNPDADTLIEVLDLHFDPDFALGNRFLVNPDVEKYAEEAADVIDEKPEEETLTHAHTNGFASVAVVQEFVMVNSDEQSLEISALEETENGFGDISLSNGHASKDESLQTSNLEADEFGEIAFDTDTTAVMEVKLDDEVLEDVPLDENAFKDVLSDVWGDETALQKAEENNDFLGEELPAGVFDESEIARLFPNA; encoded by the coding sequence ATGGCTTTCTTTCACAGCTTTACGGATTCAATAAAACAAAAGTGGTTGCAATTTTTCCAGAATAATCGAGACTGGATTACCCTGCACATGGAAGTGGAATCAGTGTACACCCCTGATGGCGGGAAGCGACCACCTTCTTACCTCATCCTGGGAGTTCTTAACGCCCTAGAGCCAAAGCTAGCGCAGTTAATGTTGCCCTTTGCCAAACTTAATCCTGATGCCGATACCCTGATTGAGGTGCTGGATTTGCATTTTGACCCAGATTTTGCTCTCGGTAATCGCTTTCTCGTCAACCCAGATGTAGAGAAGTATGCAGAAGAAGCAGCAGATGTCATTGACGAAAAGCCTGAAGAAGAAACATTGACACATGCTCATACAAATGGCTTTGCGTCGGTGGCGGTAGTTCAAGAGTTCGTAATGGTGAATTCTGATGAGCAAAGTCTGGAAATCAGCGCGTTGGAGGAAACCGAAAATGGCTTTGGCGATATTTCCTTATCCAACGGACACGCTTCAAAAGATGAGTCTCTCCAAACCTCTAATTTAGAAGCAGATGAGTTTGGGGAAATTGCTTTCGATACAGATACAACAGCTGTAATGGAAGTAAAGCTGGATGATGAAGTGCTTGAAGATGTTCCACTAGATGAGAATGCGTTTAAAGACGTGTTATCAGATGTCTGGGGTGATGAAACAGCTTTACAAAAGGCTGAAGAAAATAACGATTTTTTGGGGGAAGAACTGCCAGCAGGCGTTTTTGATGAATCAGAAATTGCCCGTCTCTTCCCCAACGCTTAA
- a CDS encoding SRPBCC family protein has protein sequence MSASHISDSIIAGSDMAWSQDKQKLLVQGEILVETRSHKACGGAVTAWMYLPMVRSQVWQQLTDYPRWVQYFPDITKSEISHKGEVKRLYQAAQKAFFFFTAQVEIYLNVVEVLGQQIQFRMEKGTFEDFNANLELKDCGNGTLLAYTVQATPLIPIPSIFIQQAMNFELPANMRKMRQVICKGQNNS, from the coding sequence ATGTCTGCGTCTCATATCTCAGACTCAATTATTGCAGGTTCAGATATGGCTTGGAGTCAAGATAAACAAAAGTTGCTGGTACAGGGTGAAATCTTGGTAGAAACGCGATCGCACAAGGCATGTGGTGGCGCAGTGACAGCCTGGATGTATTTGCCGATGGTGCGATCGCAAGTTTGGCAGCAATTAACTGATTATCCCCGGTGGGTGCAATATTTTCCTGATATCACTAAAAGCGAGATATCACACAAAGGTGAAGTTAAGCGTCTATATCAAGCAGCACAAAAAGCCTTTTTCTTTTTCACGGCTCAAGTGGAAATTTACCTCAACGTTGTAGAAGTGCTGGGGCAACAAATCCAATTTCGCATGGAAAAAGGGACTTTTGAGGATTTTAACGCCAATTTAGAACTCAAAGATTGCGGAAATGGCACGTTACTTGCTTATACTGTGCAAGCTACACCTCTGATTCCTATTCCATCAATTTTCATTCAACAAGCAATGAACTTTGAATTGCCTGCAAATATGCGGAAAATGCGACAAGTGATTTGTAAGGGTCAAAATAATTCGTAA
- the bchL gene encoding ferredoxin:protochlorophyllide reductase (ATP-dependent) iron-sulfur ATP-binding protein — MKLAVYGKGGIGKSTTSCNISVALAKRGKKVLQIGCDPKHDSTFTLTGFLIPTIIDTLQEKDYHYEDVWPEDVIYKGYGGVDCVEAGGPPAGAGCGGYVVGETVKLLKELNAFDEYDVILFDVLGDVVCGGFAAPLNYADYCLIVTDNGFDALFAANRIAASVREKARTHPLRLAGLIGNRTSKRDLIEKYIEAVPMPVLEVLPLIEDIRVSRVKGKTLFEMAEQDPSLDYVCDYYLNIADQILARPEGVVPNDTPDRELFSLLSDFYLNPGKPQVPNSEEELDLMIV; from the coding sequence GTGAAACTAGCAGTCTACGGAAAAGGTGGTATCGGTAAATCCACAACTAGCTGTAACATATCCGTCGCCCTAGCTAAACGTGGCAAGAAAGTGCTGCAAATTGGCTGCGACCCAAAACATGACAGCACCTTCACCCTGACTGGGTTTTTGATTCCCACAATTATCGACACCCTCCAAGAAAAGGATTATCACTACGAAGATGTTTGGCCGGAAGATGTGATTTATAAAGGCTACGGCGGTGTGGATTGCGTAGAAGCTGGTGGCCCACCTGCGGGTGCTGGATGTGGTGGATACGTAGTTGGCGAAACCGTAAAATTACTTAAAGAACTCAACGCCTTTGATGAGTACGATGTAATTCTCTTTGACGTTCTGGGTGACGTAGTTTGTGGTGGTTTTGCAGCACCACTCAACTATGCAGATTACTGCCTGATTGTTACAGACAACGGCTTTGATGCTTTGTTTGCTGCCAATCGGATTGCTGCTTCAGTCCGCGAAAAAGCCCGAACTCACCCACTGCGTCTAGCTGGGTTAATTGGCAATCGCACCTCCAAGCGCGACTTGATTGAAAAATATATAGAAGCTGTGCCAATGCCAGTTTTGGAAGTTTTACCTTTGATTGAAGATATCCGTGTTTCCCGTGTGAAAGGTAAGACTTTGTTTGAGATGGCAGAGCAAGATCCTTCCCTAGACTACGTTTGCGACTACTATCTCAACATCGCCGACCAAATTCTAGCGCGTCCCGAAGGTGTTGTACCTAACGACACACCAGATCGGGAGTTGTTCTCTTTGTTGTCCGATTTTTATCTAAATCCGGGTAAACCCCAGGTTCCTAATTCAGAAGAGGAACTAGACTTGATGATTGTATAA
- a CDS encoding TIGR02450 family Trp-rich protein, which translates to MTKKQKFPYLVGSKWTAQRKVDGWRHFQVVNRKNQAKWVYAEMVASCDPKVRFWINAKLLQDNSQWQAGWQTLQEIQEIETEVS; encoded by the coding sequence ATGACTAAAAAACAAAAATTTCCTTACCTAGTTGGTTCTAAGTGGACTGCACAGCGAAAAGTTGATGGCTGGCGGCACTTCCAAGTTGTCAATCGGAAAAATCAGGCTAAGTGGGTTTACGCCGAAATGGTTGCTTCTTGCGATCCTAAAGTCCGTTTTTGGATAAATGCCAAATTATTACAAGATAACTCCCAGTGGCAAGCTGGCTGGCAAACATTACAAGAAATCCAGGAAATTGAAACTGAGGTGTCCTAA
- a CDS encoding NAD(P)/FAD-dependent oxidoreductase, with protein MLSLRIVVIGGGAAGFFGAIACAKANPDAQVTLLEASRQPLAKVLISGGGRCNVTHACFDAEELVQNYPRGAKALRGALTRFGPQDTVAWFAASGVYLKTEADGRMFPVTNTSETIVECLIKSVATSGVKLRVGTHVTSVKRSAADEGFDILLKSGETIKCDRLLLAIGSSIVGYKIVRELGHQIEPPVPSLFTFNIADQKLRELAGVSVNPVQLRLSAGGKSQLQQTGSLLITHWGLSGPAVLKLSAWGARVLHESRYQAKLLINWLPLLHQEQVREKVLAVKDEWGKKAIALHRGVDLPHRLWQYIIARAGITTEDRWAEISSKTLNQLVQELTQGQYLINGKGAFKEEFVTCGGVNLKEVNFKTMESRLVPGLYFAGEILDIDGVTGGFNFQSAWTTGYLAGIAMANSQTA; from the coding sequence TTGCTATCGTTACGAATCGTAGTTATTGGGGGTGGGGCAGCGGGATTTTTTGGTGCGATCGCTTGTGCTAAAGCCAATCCTGATGCCCAGGTTACTTTACTCGAAGCCAGTCGTCAACCACTGGCGAAAGTGCTAATTTCTGGTGGTGGACGCTGCAACGTCACTCACGCTTGCTTTGACGCGGAGGAGTTAGTACAAAATTACCCCAGAGGTGCAAAAGCTTTGCGGGGTGCTTTGACTCGTTTTGGCCCTCAAGATACAGTAGCTTGGTTTGCTGCTAGTGGAGTCTATCTAAAAACTGAAGCTGATGGCCGGATGTTTCCTGTCACCAATACTTCAGAAACCATTGTGGAATGTCTGATTAAATCGGTGGCGACATCTGGGGTAAAACTCCGTGTCGGTACACACGTAACTTCCGTAAAACGAAGTGCAGCAGATGAGGGATTTGATATTCTTCTCAAGTCGGGAGAGACGATTAAATGCGATCGCCTACTTCTTGCCATCGGTAGTAGTATTGTCGGTTATAAAATTGTCCGAGAGTTAGGCCATCAAATAGAACCACCAGTACCCTCGTTATTTACCTTCAACATTGCCGATCAAAAGTTGCGAGAGTTGGCTGGAGTTAGCGTTAACCCTGTCCAATTAAGGTTATCTGCGGGCGGAAAATCCCAATTACAACAAACTGGGTCATTGCTAATTACCCACTGGGGTTTGAGTGGCCCGGCTGTTTTAAAGCTTTCTGCTTGGGGTGCGAGAGTTTTGCATGAAAGCCGCTATCAAGCCAAATTATTGATTAATTGGCTGCCCCTTCTGCACCAAGAACAAGTGCGAGAAAAAGTTTTAGCAGTTAAAGATGAATGGGGAAAGAAAGCGATCGCATTGCATCGCGGTGTTGATTTACCCCATCGTCTCTGGCAATATATCATTGCCCGTGCAGGCATTACCACAGAAGACCGCTGGGCAGAAATATCTAGTAAAACCTTAAATCAACTGGTGCAAGAACTGACTCAAGGACAATACTTAATCAACGGCAAAGGAGCCTTTAAAGAAGAATTTGTTACCTGTGGAGGCGTTAACCTTAAAGAAGTCAACTTCAAGACGATGGAAAGTAGGTTAGTTCCTGGCCTTTATTTTGCTGGAGAAATCTTAGATATTGATGGCGTTACCGGTGGATTTAACTTCCAAAGTGCTTGGACAACCGGTTATTTAGCAGGGATAGCAATGGCGAATAGCCAGACAGCTTAA